The following proteins come from a genomic window of Kitasatospora sp. NBC_01246:
- a CDS encoding universal stress protein, with product MADSAEPLIVVGVDGSPASERALRWAIDYARLAGGGVRAIAAWEYPAFYGWAGLAMPPAEGFNPEELAGRTLSETVAKVAGADAGVRIAETVMPGNAAQALLEAAQGAALLVVGSRGLGGFSGALLGSVSRHLTEHAPCPVVVVREK from the coding sequence ATGGCCGACAGCGCGGAACCCCTGATCGTCGTCGGCGTGGACGGCTCGCCCGCCTCGGAGCGGGCGCTGCGCTGGGCGATCGACTACGCCAGGCTGGCCGGCGGCGGCGTCCGGGCGATCGCCGCCTGGGAGTACCCGGCGTTCTACGGCTGGGCCGGGCTCGCGATGCCCCCGGCCGAGGGCTTCAATCCCGAGGAACTGGCCGGGCGGACGCTCTCCGAGACGGTCGCCAAGGTCGCCGGGGCCGACGCCGGGGTCCGGATCGCCGAGACGGTGATGCCCGGCAACGCCGCGCAGGCCCTGCTGGAGGCGGCCCAGGGCGCCGCCCTGCTGGTGGTCGGCAGCCGGGGCCTCGGCGGATTCTCCGGCGCCCTGCTCGGATCCGTCAGCCGCCACCTCACCGAACACGCCCCCTGCCCGGTCGTCGTGGTGCGCGAGAAGTAG
- a CDS encoding DNA-formamidopyrimidine glycosylase family protein, whose protein sequence is MPEGDSVYRVAARLHEELAGRVLTAADLRVPAHATADLTGRRVLEVAPRGKHLLTRLDGGLTLHTHLRMDGRWAVYGPGERWSGGPAWQIRAVLGTEHSTAVGYRLPVVELLRTAEEERVVGHLGPDLLGPDWDAGEAVRRLLAQPGRPLAEALLDQRNLAGIGNVYANELCFLAGVTPWTPVGELPRPERLVERSQQILDANRLRPGHVTTGDTRPGRRHWVYGRAGRPCARCGTVVRTATQGTPPQERVAFWCPHCQRGPAPGTRTATRPGPGGAGRRPGR, encoded by the coding sequence ATGCCTGAAGGTGACTCCGTCTACCGTGTGGCGGCCCGGTTGCACGAGGAACTGGCCGGCCGGGTGCTGACCGCGGCCGATCTGCGGGTGCCCGCGCACGCCACCGCCGATCTGACCGGGCGGCGGGTGCTGGAGGTCGCCCCGCGCGGCAAGCACCTGCTGACCCGGCTCGACGGCGGCCTCACCCTCCACACCCATCTGCGGATGGACGGCCGCTGGGCGGTCTACGGCCCCGGCGAGCGATGGTCGGGCGGACCCGCCTGGCAGATCCGGGCCGTCCTCGGCACCGAGCACAGCACGGCGGTCGGCTACCGGCTGCCCGTCGTCGAGCTGCTGCGCACCGCCGAGGAGGAGCGGGTCGTCGGCCACCTCGGGCCCGACCTGCTCGGCCCCGACTGGGACGCGGGCGAGGCCGTCCGCCGGCTCCTGGCCCAGCCCGGTCGGCCGCTCGCCGAGGCGCTGCTCGACCAGCGCAACCTGGCCGGCATCGGCAACGTCTACGCCAATGAGCTCTGCTTCCTCGCCGGGGTCACCCCGTGGACTCCGGTCGGCGAACTCCCTCGCCCCGAAAGGCTGGTGGAGCGCTCCCAGCAGATCCTCGACGCCAACCGGCTGCGCCCCGGGCACGTCACCACCGGCGACACCCGGCCGGGCCGCCGGCACTGGGTGTACGGCCGGGCCGGGCGGCCGTGCGCGCGCTGCGGCACGGTCGTCCGGACGGCGACCCAGGGCACGCCGCCACAGGAGCGGGTGGCGTTCTGGTGCCCGCACTGCCAGCGCGGGCCGGCCCCCGGGACGCGGACCGCTACTCGACCAGGGCCGGGTGGCGCGGGTCGTCGACCCGGACGGTGA
- a CDS encoding uridine kinase: MQVHPISPDRLAERLADRVTALPGAGERWLRVAVDGAPAARPDALADALVEPLRERGRPTLRVSAAAFLRPASVRLEYGKQDPDAYHDLWLDDGALLREVLDPLEPGGTGLVLPSLRDPVTDRATRAPYTPLPPGGVLLLDGALLLGRWLPLELTVHLALTPAALARRTPAQEQWTLPAFARYAAETVPAEAADLTVRVDDPRHPALVE; encoded by the coding sequence GTGCAGGTACACCCGATCTCGCCCGACCGGCTCGCCGAGCGCCTCGCCGACCGCGTCACCGCCCTGCCCGGAGCCGGTGAGCGGTGGCTGCGGGTCGCCGTGGACGGCGCCCCGGCCGCCCGGCCCGACGCACTCGCCGACGCGCTGGTGGAGCCGCTGCGGGAGCGCGGCCGCCCCACCCTGCGGGTGTCGGCGGCCGCCTTCCTCCGCCCGGCCTCGGTCCGGCTGGAGTACGGCAAGCAGGACCCGGACGCCTACCACGACCTCTGGCTGGACGACGGCGCCCTGCTGCGCGAGGTGCTGGACCCTCTGGAGCCCGGCGGCACCGGCCTCGTCCTGCCGTCGCTGCGCGACCCGGTCACCGACCGGGCGACCCGCGCGCCGTACACGCCGCTGCCGCCCGGCGGCGTGCTGCTGCTGGACGGCGCGCTGCTGCTCGGCCGCTGGCTGCCGCTGGAGCTGACCGTCCACCTGGCGCTCACCCCGGCCGCGCTGGCCCGCCGCACTCCGGCCCAGGAGCAGTGGACGCTGCCCGCGTTCGCCCGCTACGCGGCCGAGACCGTCCCCGCCGAGGCGGCCGACCTCACCGTCCGGGTCGACGACCCGCGCCACCCGGCCCTGGTCGAGTAG
- a CDS encoding outer membrane protein assembly factor BamB family protein — MQPAPSDRARPAQTEEAGAAWQWDGESDDRPAEPADVLSGGSEAGGGPRLTRRRLLTGAGVLAAGAAVWAFARSADGPAPAPPRPLPTRVAGPQPLWTYRGREAMASERLTGRPAVPVFLTREGLQVLDPADGRPLRLLSFAAAKADWPNDVQQPGAHVVVGPDRVFTTSNGHLDSHHLTDPAAEWSLPLPEELGNGTVTLFGCAGDVVYGEFQPRPFTGDGRLFAVHVTDRRVLWSRPSEGERPLSPLTAAGGRVPAFDGSAGGLRLLEAATGKRLWTVPTDRGTGWAVTDPEHVYAPQGPAGLRALRVADGGPHWSVVPGPADEWRLLPPVAGGALVHLFRDNGLVTAHAADTGAQVWEHRLPFRLDRRSSPLLAGPVLYVPGPAAAGVRALDAATGEERWTFRDSGPGVDVWSLSHDATRLYAGHDDVLHALPLA; from the coding sequence ATGCAGCCGGCACCGTCCGACCGTGCCCGACCGGCGCAGACCGAGGAGGCCGGCGCCGCCTGGCAGTGGGACGGCGAGAGCGACGACCGGCCGGCCGAACCGGCCGACGTGCTGAGCGGCGGCTCCGAGGCGGGCGGCGGGCCGCGGCTGACCCGGCGGCGGCTGCTGACCGGCGCCGGGGTGCTCGCGGCGGGCGCCGCGGTCTGGGCGTTCGCCCGCTCGGCGGACGGACCGGCGCCCGCTCCGCCCCGGCCGCTGCCGACCCGCGTCGCCGGACCGCAGCCGCTCTGGACGTACCGGGGCCGGGAGGCGATGGCGTCCGAGCGGCTGACCGGCCGCCCGGCCGTCCCCGTCTTCCTCACCCGCGAGGGGCTCCAAGTGCTCGACCCGGCCGACGGCAGGCCGCTGCGGCTGCTGTCGTTCGCCGCGGCCAAGGCGGACTGGCCGAACGACGTGCAGCAGCCGGGCGCCCATGTGGTGGTGGGCCCCGACCGGGTGTTCACCACCTCCAACGGCCACCTCGACAGCCACCACCTCACCGACCCGGCCGCCGAGTGGAGCCTGCCGCTGCCGGAGGAGCTGGGCAACGGCACCGTCACGCTGTTCGGCTGCGCGGGCGACGTCGTGTACGGCGAGTTCCAGCCCCGGCCGTTCACCGGGGACGGCCGGCTCTTCGCGGTGCACGTCACGGACCGCCGGGTGCTCTGGTCCCGTCCGTCCGAGGGGGAGCGGCCGCTCTCCCCGCTCACCGCGGCCGGGGGCCGGGTGCCGGCCTTCGACGGCTCGGCCGGCGGCCTGCGCCTGCTGGAGGCCGCCACCGGCAAGCGGCTCTGGACGGTGCCCACCGACAGGGGCACGGGCTGGGCGGTCACCGATCCGGAGCACGTCTACGCCCCGCAGGGCCCGGCCGGGCTGCGGGCCCTGCGGGTGGCGGACGGCGGCCCGCACTGGTCGGTCGTCCCGGGGCCGGCCGACGAGTGGCGGCTGCTGCCGCCGGTCGCCGGTGGCGCCCTGGTCCACCTGTTCCGCGACAACGGCCTGGTCACCGCCCACGCCGCGGACACCGGGGCCCAGGTCTGGGAGCACCGCCTGCCGTTCCGGCTGGACCGCCGCAGCAGCCCGCTGCTCGCCGGGCCGGTCCTCTACGTGCCCGGTCCGGCCGCCGCGGGCGTCCGCGCCCTGGACGCCGCCACCGGCGAGGAGCGCTGGACCTTCCGCGACTCCGGCCCCGGGGTGGACGTCTGGTCGCTCTCCCACGACGCGACCCGCCTGTACGCCGGCCACGACGACGTCCTGCACGCGCTCCCGCTCGCCTGA
- a CDS encoding DUF4326 domain-containing protein, with protein sequence MPTDPGRTTVVNLKGHRDDPDYADVVYVGRAMHRGGWHLDESPLHCPYRPGPDLSRERMLVEYRAYLLDRPDLLALLPELRGRRLGCWCVPLACHAQVLAELADHGS encoded by the coding sequence ATGCCGACCGATCCGGGCCGCACCACCGTGGTCAACCTCAAGGGCCATCGCGACGATCCCGACTACGCCGACGTCGTCTACGTCGGGCGGGCGATGCACCGCGGCGGCTGGCACCTCGACGAGTCCCCGCTGCACTGCCCCTACCGGCCCGGACCGGACCTCAGCCGGGAGCGGATGCTCGTCGAGTACCGCGCCTACCTGCTGGACCGGCCGGACCTGCTCGCCCTGCTGCCGGAGCTGCGCGGCCGCCGGCTCGGCTGCTGGTGCGTCCCGCTCGCCTGCCACGCCCAGGTGCTCGCCGAGCTGGCCGACCACGGCAGCTGA
- a CDS encoding SpoIIE family protein phosphatase yields the protein MAGATHERDALLATAVRRVLAETDAYGGMVYLRARDRRSLVLCTIAGVPLSIIAQFRRIAAAGPMPVAVSFRTGRVVALADTEDTMRRFPQMAVGMPYDFASACVPVKAGKETYGVIGVLWAASDEGVPAGAQRHLRSVADGLAAALAALDGNGRLIEPNGETAVVELAPPSPPTTRVGLFDWNLATGALAVDEPFCEIFGMSPAEFDGRAATLTTRIAPGDLPELRAAARAALDEGRMLAARVRVLDHDGHPYPVELWGRVPETAGPDGRTHLVGAVLDTRTGTAAAEAVERLRDGVFSLDPDGRITYANRSVELLLHARREDLVGHHPWDVLPWLSDPVYENRYRAAMVSQQPTAFLAARPPDGWLAFSLYPDTHGVTGRVVAAEPPAGAPEPPAEPPPGARTSVGAMYHLLQLASALSEAVTVREVCRAVADQILPAFGGQELAIYTVRDKRLHLVSQSGYPDGFLDRFEGTPIGARVPGAEALSSGTPIFFESVHELAAAYPGIALDEMRAWAFLPLIASGHPVGSCIIGFDESRAFTLEERGLLTALGGFIAQALERARLYDAEFALARGLQQALLPHRLPRLENVRITARYLPGTQGMEIGGDWYDAIVTGHDLNLVIGDVEGHSVGAAATMGQLRSAVRAFAASGHPPDQVLAQTNRLLLDLDPGLLASCCLIRLTPADGTARIARAGHLPPVLRHPDGSTEALYVAGGPLLGVDHWAEYPVSEFRMAPGSLLALYTDGLVEDPAVEIDHGVDRLRDALTGPAGAAGDAEDGLERLAERLLQEVGSTDRVDDVALMLTAYG from the coding sequence GTGGCCGGGGCGACGCACGAGCGGGACGCGCTGCTCGCGACCGCCGTCCGCAGGGTGCTCGCCGAGACCGACGCGTACGGCGGGATGGTCTACCTGCGGGCCCGGGACCGGCGCTCACTGGTGCTCTGCACCATCGCGGGTGTGCCGCTGTCGATCATCGCCCAGTTCCGGCGGATCGCCGCGGCCGGGCCGATGCCGGTGGCGGTCAGCTTCCGCACCGGCCGGGTGGTCGCGCTGGCCGACACCGAGGACACCATGCGGCGCTTCCCGCAGATGGCCGTCGGCATGCCCTACGACTTCGCCTCCGCCTGCGTGCCCGTCAAGGCGGGCAAGGAGACGTACGGGGTGATCGGCGTGCTCTGGGCCGCCTCGGACGAAGGCGTGCCGGCGGGCGCGCAGCGGCACCTGCGGTCGGTGGCCGACGGGCTGGCCGCCGCGCTGGCGGCGCTGGACGGGAACGGGCGGCTGATCGAACCCAATGGCGAGACCGCCGTGGTCGAGCTGGCGCCACCGTCCCCGCCGACCACCAGGGTCGGCCTGTTCGACTGGAACCTGGCCACCGGGGCGCTCGCCGTCGACGAGCCGTTCTGCGAGATCTTCGGGATGTCGCCCGCCGAGTTCGACGGCCGGGCGGCCACCCTGACCACCCGGATCGCCCCCGGCGACCTGCCGGAGCTCCGGGCCGCCGCCCGGGCCGCGCTGGACGAGGGCCGGATGCTGGCCGCCCGGGTCCGGGTGCTCGACCACGACGGCCACCCCTATCCGGTCGAGCTCTGGGGCCGGGTGCCCGAGACCGCCGGGCCGGACGGCCGCACCCACCTGGTCGGCGCCGTGCTGGACACCCGGACCGGCACCGCCGCGGCCGAAGCCGTCGAGCGGCTGCGCGACGGCGTCTTCTCGCTGGACCCGGACGGCCGGATCACCTACGCCAACCGCAGCGTCGAGCTGCTGCTGCACGCCCGCCGCGAGGACCTGGTCGGCCACCACCCGTGGGACGTGCTGCCCTGGCTCTCCGACCCGGTCTACGAGAACCGCTACCGCGCCGCGATGGTCTCCCAGCAGCCCACCGCCTTCCTCGCGGCCCGCCCGCCGGACGGCTGGCTGGCGTTCTCGCTCTACCCGGACACCCACGGCGTCACCGGTCGGGTGGTCGCCGCCGAGCCGCCCGCCGGCGCGCCGGAGCCGCCGGCCGAACCCCCGCCCGGCGCCCGGACCAGCGTCGGGGCCATGTACCACCTGCTCCAGCTGGCCAGCGCGCTGAGCGAGGCCGTCACCGTCCGGGAGGTCTGCCGGGCCGTCGCCGACCAGATCCTGCCGGCCTTCGGCGGCCAGGAGCTCGCCATCTACACCGTCCGCGACAAGCGCCTCCACCTGGTATCCCAGAGCGGCTACCCGGACGGCTTCCTGGACCGCTTCGAGGGCACCCCGATCGGCGCCCGGGTGCCCGGCGCCGAGGCGCTCAGCTCCGGCACACCGATCTTCTTCGAGTCCGTCCACGAACTCGCCGCCGCCTACCCCGGCATCGCCCTGGACGAGATGCGCGCCTGGGCGTTCCTGCCGCTGATCGCCTCCGGCCACCCGGTCGGCAGCTGCATCATCGGCTTCGACGAGTCCCGCGCCTTCACCCTGGAGGAACGCGGGCTGCTCACCGCCCTCGGCGGCTTCATCGCCCAGGCCCTGGAGCGGGCCCGGCTCTACGACGCCGAGTTCGCCCTCGCCCGCGGCCTCCAGCAGGCCCTGCTGCCGCACCGGCTGCCGCGCCTGGAGAACGTCCGGATCACCGCCCGCTACCTGCCCGGCACCCAGGGGATGGAGATCGGCGGCGACTGGTACGACGCCATCGTCACCGGCCACGACCTCAACCTGGTGATCGGCGACGTCGAGGGCCACAGCGTCGGCGCCGCCGCCACCATGGGCCAGCTGCGCAGCGCGGTCCGGGCCTTCGCCGCCAGCGGCCACCCGCCGGACCAGGTGCTCGCGCAGACCAACCGGCTGCTGCTCGACCTCGACCCCGGGCTGCTCGCCAGCTGCTGCCTGATCCGGCTCACCCCCGCCGACGGCACCGCCAGGATCGCCCGGGCCGGCCACCTCCCGCCGGTGCTGCGCCACCCGGACGGCAGCACCGAGGCGCTGTACGTGGCGGGCGGGCCGCTGCTTGGCGTCGACCACTGGGCCGAGTACCCGGTGAGCGAGTTCCGGATGGCGCCGGGCTCGCTGCTCGCGCTCTACACGGACGGGCTGGTCGAGGACCCCGCGGTGGAGATCGACCACGGCGTGGACCGGCTGCGCGACGCCCTCACCGGACCGGCCGGCGCGGCCGGCGACGCGGAGGACGGGCTGGAACGGCTGGCGGAGCGGCTGCTGCAGGAGGTCGGCTCCACCGACCGGGTGGACGACGTGGCGCTGATGCTCACCGCCTACGGGTGA
- a CDS encoding histidine kinase yields MDAIAKAWSRAVRAALPGPWRPWTVAREAVGALLVGALAALIEMVSHTCLWPVVGLGAAVLFLLRRALPSTVLLLAAGACGWFGGTLPLLVFAGWSAGARVKRVGVLAGSFAGAFLLTTAVSAVKEAGSTPIKLTIGLSLGGFLLIAVLPALWGRYRAQRRALLDALRERNEQLLRERAMVAHQARLRERHRIAQDMHDSLGHQLALISVHSGALEVDRTLSDRQREAVGVLRLAAVTAMRELREVVGVLHDESSAREPAPVGGPAGATVRTGGTEGIEKLVESSRAAGTTVSFGEDGERRPAAASVGQAAYRIVQEALTNAHKHAPGAPISVALRYEPDALVVEVANPRAPEPAEVPAGGRVAPVSGGQGLTGLRERARLVGGMVHAGPTAEAGFRLAAVLPYEGAGGDPAAAPGAAGEEEAWVRDVLPEVGSGSGDRRRRSPAIGCAVGGVVVLLTVLGLLVWGVVAFIGAAGDATVPRGLYDSLQEGTPEAEVGGRLPIGNSLFTQDYEGSGPTPPAGSSCRYFVYGTTGGLGSEEEVARFCFKDGVLLEKQHYPARS; encoded by the coding sequence GTGGACGCGATAGCGAAGGCCTGGTCGAGGGCGGTACGAGCGGCGCTGCCCGGGCCCTGGCGGCCCTGGACGGTGGCCCGGGAGGCCGTCGGCGCGCTGCTGGTGGGCGCGCTCGCGGCGCTGATCGAGATGGTCTCCCACACCTGCCTCTGGCCGGTCGTCGGCCTCGGTGCGGCCGTGCTCTTCCTGCTCCGGCGCGCCCTGCCCTCGACCGTGCTGCTGCTCGCGGCCGGCGCCTGCGGCTGGTTCGGCGGGACACTGCCGCTGCTGGTCTTCGCCGGCTGGTCGGCCGGCGCCCGGGTGAAGCGGGTCGGTGTGCTGGCCGGCTCGTTCGCCGGTGCCTTCCTGCTGACGACGGCCGTCAGCGCCGTGAAGGAGGCCGGGTCGACGCCGATCAAGCTGACGATCGGGCTCTCGCTGGGCGGGTTCCTGCTGATCGCCGTGCTGCCCGCGCTCTGGGGCCGCTACCGGGCCCAGCGCCGGGCACTGCTGGACGCGCTGCGCGAGCGCAACGAGCAGCTGCTGCGCGAGCGTGCCATGGTGGCGCACCAGGCCAGGCTGCGCGAGCGGCACCGGATAGCCCAGGACATGCACGACAGCCTGGGCCACCAGCTCGCCCTGATCTCCGTCCACTCCGGCGCGCTGGAGGTCGACCGCACCCTGTCCGACCGGCAGCGGGAGGCGGTCGGCGTGCTGCGGCTGGCCGCCGTCACCGCGATGCGCGAGCTGCGCGAGGTGGTCGGCGTGCTGCACGACGAGTCGAGCGCCCGGGAGCCGGCCCCGGTCGGCGGGCCGGCCGGCGCCACCGTGCGCACCGGTGGCACGGAGGGCATCGAGAAGCTGGTCGAGTCCTCCCGGGCGGCCGGGACGACGGTCTCCTTCGGCGAGGACGGCGAGCGCCGACCCGCGGCCGCCAGCGTCGGCCAGGCCGCGTACCGGATCGTCCAGGAGGCGCTCACCAACGCGCACAAGCACGCCCCCGGCGCGCCCATCTCGGTGGCGCTGCGCTACGAGCCGGACGCCCTGGTGGTCGAGGTGGCCAACCCCCGCGCCCCGGAGCCGGCCGAAGTGCCGGCGGGTGGCCGGGTCGCGCCGGTCAGCGGCGGTCAGGGGCTGACCGGACTGCGTGAGCGGGCCCGGCTGGTCGGCGGGATGGTGCACGCCGGGCCGACCGCCGAGGCCGGGTTCCGGCTCGCCGCGGTGCTCCCCTACGAGGGGGCCGGCGGCGATCCGGCCGCCGCCCCGGGCGCGGCCGGCGAGGAGGAGGCCTGGGTGCGGGACGTGCTGCCGGAGGTCGGGAGCGGGTCCGGCGACCGGCGGCGGCGCAGCCCGGCGATCGGCTGCGCGGTCGGCGGGGTGGTGGTGCTGCTCACCGTGCTCGGCCTGCTGGTCTGGGGTGTGGTGGCCTTCATCGGCGCCGCGGGCGACGCGACCGTGCCGCGCGGGCTGTACGACTCGCTCCAGGAGGGCACTCCCGAGGCCGAGGTGGGGGGCCGCCTCCCGATCGGCAACAGCCTCTTCACCCAGGACTACGAGGGCAGCGGCCCGACCCCGCCGGCCGGTTCCTCCTGCCGCTACTTCGTCTACGGGACCACGGGCGGCCTGGGGAGCGAGGAGGAGGTGGCGCGGTTCTGCTTCAAGGACGGCGTGCTGCTGGAGAAGCAGCACTACCCGGCCCGGTCCTGA
- a CDS encoding response regulator transcription factor, producing the protein MIRVLVADDEPLIRAGIRMILSSADDIDVVAEAADGRQALDLALAHRVDVVLLDIQMPVMDGLTALGELRRVVPGARALILTTFGERDNVLRAVTEGGAGFLLKDTAPAELIQAVRAAATGNAFLSPAATRYIVDSLAGARSGPAAARGASARQRLEVLTARELEVLALLGEGLSNADAGARIHMSEATVKTYVSRILAKLGCENRVQAALLARDAGLGGGI; encoded by the coding sequence GTGATCCGAGTCCTCGTCGCCGACGACGAGCCGCTCATCCGGGCCGGGATCAGGATGATCCTGTCCTCCGCCGACGACATCGACGTGGTCGCCGAGGCCGCGGACGGCCGGCAGGCCCTCGACCTCGCGCTGGCCCACCGGGTCGACGTCGTCCTGCTGGACATCCAGATGCCGGTCATGGACGGGCTGACCGCCCTCGGCGAGCTGCGCCGGGTGGTGCCCGGCGCGCGGGCGCTGATCCTCACCACCTTCGGGGAGCGCGACAACGTCCTGCGCGCCGTCACGGAGGGCGGGGCCGGGTTCCTGCTCAAGGACACCGCGCCGGCCGAGCTGATCCAGGCCGTCCGCGCCGCCGCCACCGGCAACGCCTTCCTCTCTCCCGCCGCGACCAGGTACATCGTGGACTCGCTGGCCGGCGCCCGCAGCGGCCCGGCCGCGGCCCGGGGCGCGTCCGCCCGGCAGCGGCTGGAGGTGCTGACCGCGCGCGAGCTGGAGGTTCTGGCCCTGCTGGGCGAGGGGCTCTCCAACGCCGACGCCGGCGCCCGGATCCACATGAGCGAGGCGACGGTGAAGACGTACGTCAGCCGGATCCTGGCCAAGCTGGGCTGCGAGAACCGGGTGCAGGCGGCGCTGCTGGCGCGCGACGCGGGGCTGGGTGGCGGGATCTGA
- a CDS encoding Lrp/AsnC family transcriptional regulator yields the protein MDALDSEIIGELRADARISYRDLGARVGLSANATADRVRRLVRSGVIRGFTALVDPAADTARPGLTVFVDVRLRPETDSDAFETTALRLPGVTEAAHVTGEYDYLLRARVADAAGLDQLLRRLKHEAGVAHSNTRLALRIATR from the coding sequence ATGGATGCCCTCGACAGCGAAATCATCGGCGAACTGCGCGCGGACGCGCGGATCTCCTACCGCGACCTCGGCGCCCGGGTGGGCCTGAGTGCCAACGCGACGGCCGACCGGGTCCGCCGGCTGGTCCGCAGCGGTGTGATCCGGGGCTTCACCGCCCTGGTCGACCCGGCCGCCGACACCGCCCGTCCGGGCCTGACCGTCTTCGTCGACGTCCGGCTGCGCCCGGAGACGGACAGCGACGCCTTCGAGACCACCGCGCTACGACTGCCCGGCGTCACCGAGGCCGCCCATGTCACCGGCGAGTACGACTACCTGCTGCGCGCCCGGGTGGCCGACGCCGCCGGACTCGACCAGCTGCTGCGCCGGCTGAAGCACGAGGCGGGCGTCGCCCACTCCAACACCCGGCTCGCCCTGCGGATCGCCACCCGCTGA
- a CDS encoding LysE family transporter: MTFGTALGAGVTATDPIQAVAAAAGPAAAALAGVGAGLGVAVPLGAVGVLLLEEGRRGRAAAVSAACAVACVDAAYAALATALGSRWASTSAGWESWARIGSAVVLVVVAVRGLLGLRRAPGGPAGPGRANRGGRAGRGGGAFVGAAGGGGAGPAGPPVRAFLRFTALTAVNPTTALYFAALVTGGSGPRGGPGGAAFVAGVLVASLLWQQGLAAVGVSVGARLSPRARALSHCVGYGLVVCYALRMAWPR, encoded by the coding sequence ATGACTTTCGGGACGGCCCTCGGGGCCGGGGTGACGGCGACGGACCCGATCCAGGCCGTGGCGGCCGCGGCGGGGCCGGCGGCGGCGGCGCTGGCGGGCGTCGGGGCGGGGCTGGGCGTGGCGGTGCCGCTGGGGGCGGTCGGGGTGCTGCTGCTGGAGGAGGGGCGGCGCGGGCGCGCGGCCGCGGTGAGTGCGGCGTGCGCGGTGGCCTGCGTGGACGCGGCGTACGCGGCGCTCGCCACGGCGCTCGGCTCCCGATGGGCATCTACCTCCGCCGGCTGGGAGTCCTGGGCCCGGATCGGCTCGGCGGTGGTGCTGGTGGTGGTGGCGGTCCGGGGGCTGCTCGGGCTGCGGCGGGCACCGGGCGGGCCGGCGGGCCCGGGCAGGGCGAACCGGGGCGGCAGGGCGGGCCGGGGCGGCGGGGCCTTCGTGGGCGCGGCGGGCGGGGGTGGGGCGGGGCCGGCGGGCCCTCCGGTCCGGGCTTTCCTGCGGTTCACCGCCCTGACCGCGGTGAATCCGACCACCGCGCTCTACTTCGCCGCCCTGGTCACGGGCGGTAGCGGCCCGCGGGGCGGCCCGGGTGGCGCGGCCTTCGTCGCCGGGGTGCTGGTGGCCTCGCTGCTCTGGCAGCAGGGGCTGGCGGCGGTGGGCGTCTCCGTGGGCGCGCGACTCTCGCCGCGGGCCCGGGCGCTCAGCCACTGCGTCGGGTACGGACTGGTCGTGTGCTACGCGCTGCGCATGGCGTGGCCACGCTGA
- a CDS encoding LysM peptidoglycan-binding domain-containing protein: MTIRNETAAATTNTTTAGKRRSRARLVLVGGAVAALPVAGLVTATSASAASTSTWDAVAQCESGGNWSISTGNGFSGGLQFTPSTWAAYGGTAYASQANQATKAQQISVAEKVLASQGPGAWPVCSAKAGLAKGGAPAAVDTAAQAAPKAQQPAKPAKPAQTPQAKQAPGKAAQGDQAQKSQKTQSWKSQDTAKPAKPAAADRNGSGGSYTVKSGDTLSDIAAKFSTDTASLHAKNVKAIGGNPDLIFPGQTLSV, translated from the coding sequence ATGACGATCCGTAACGAGACCGCCGCTGCCACCACCAACACCACCACCGCCGGGAAGCGCCGCAGCCGTGCCCGTCTGGTGCTGGTCGGCGGGGCCGTCGCGGCCCTCCCGGTGGCCGGCCTCGTCACGGCCACCTCGGCCTCTGCCGCGTCCACCTCGACCTGGGACGCCGTCGCCCAGTGCGAGAGCGGTGGCAACTGGAGCATCAGCACCGGCAACGGCTTCTCCGGCGGACTGCAGTTCACCCCGTCCACCTGGGCCGCGTACGGCGGTACCGCCTACGCCTCGCAGGCCAACCAGGCCACCAAGGCGCAGCAGATCTCGGTCGCCGAGAAGGTGCTCGCCTCGCAGGGTCCCGGCGCCTGGCCGGTCTGCTCGGCGAAGGCCGGTCTGGCCAAGGGCGGCGCCCCGGCGGCCGTCGACACCGCCGCCCAGGCCGCCCCCAAGGCGCAGCAGCCGGCCAAGCCCGCCAAGCCCGCGCAGACCCCGCAGGCGAAGCAGGCCCCGGGCAAGGCCGCGCAGGGCGACCAGGCCCAGAAGTCGCAGAAGACCCAGTCCTGGAAGTCCCAGGACACCGCCAAGCCGGCCAAGCCGGCCGCCGCCGACCGGAACGGCTCCGGCGGCAGCTACACCGTCAAGAGCGGCGACACCCTGAGCGACATCGCGGCCAAGTTCAGCACCGACACCGCGAGCCTGCACGCCAAGAACGTCAAGGCGATCGGCGGCAACCCGGACCTCATCTTCCCGGGTCAGACCCTCAGCGTCTGA